The DNA region TATCAGGAAGACTATCAGAAATATCTCAACGCTGAGTTTAAAAGAATGCCACTCTGCCGGTAGGAAGCTGAAGAGCGCATCCCCGGCCGCGGCAATTGAAACGGTAATGGTCAACACATAATCCACCAAAAGAGCGCTGCCGGATACGACGCCAGCCGGCGCGCCCAGCAACTTGCTGGATACCACATAACCGCCGCCGCCCAAGGGAAAATGCTCGATGACCCGGCTATAGGCATAGGCAATAACCAATACCGTCAGGCTCATAACGATTGCCAGCAGAATGGCCATATAGGTATGCTGCCCCAGCGTCCGGAACGCCTCTTCCGGGCCGTAGCAGGATGAGGACAACCCATCCGCCCCCAAACCGACCCAGGCCAACAAAGCAACCAGGGAAATATGCCTGAATATACCCGGGTCAAACGGGTTTTTAGCCCTACCTATCAGAAAATGTTTTATGTCGGATAGTTTCATGCGAATCCCGAATAATGCGGATTAGAAGTCAACATCCAGTTGAAGCGTAATGGTGTCTGTTAGATCTGAATTATTATACCGGTCATAACCGGCAATAGCGGCCAAATGGTCGTTGAATTTCCAGGAGAAACCGTAATTAAGCGCGCCATAGGCAGATTGGGTGGCCTGGTAATCAAGGCAGAGCCATAACTTATCGCTGATTTCAGTCATGGTCCGTTCCCAGGTGAACATCAGCCCGGCATTATCTTTGGCCCCGTTTCCATCCAGCAGGAGTTTCTTATTGCCCGTAAAATAGCCGGCGGAAAACCTGCCCGCTTTGCCGAATGTCCGGGCGGCTTTGAGATAAAACACATTATTATTAGTTTCATCCTGCTTTGTTCCCATATCAAATTCTCCGATGGCCAGGGCGGGCATACCCTTAAAATACGCGTCTTCAGGCGCGGCAAATTTGTAGTGCAGGTATAATGGTGATTTGTCCAGTTCCGTTCCCAAGCCCTTTTTGTAGTCAAAGCCGGTTTCGGCCATAATTTTCCCCAGCGGCGACCAGATTTTTCCCAGGAGATTGTCTTCCGGTTTATCGGAAAGAAGGCTGAAAGTCGGGCCGTAAACCTGCAGGACGTGGAGACTGTTGCCGTTGTCATCCTTTCCCGTATTTGGGACATACCAATCGGCGGTCAGATGTATTTTCTTATACGGCTGGATATCCGTTGACGGCGTCCAGATATGGGTTGAAGGCGTAGCCTCGGCGCCGATAGGAGGCAATATGAACAAGACGGTTGCCAGGATTAGCCAGGCCGTTTTCAACATAAACATTCCTCTTTGATTACGGGACCGGCGCTGAAGTTTTCCGCTTCAGCGCCGCCCTTTAATGAACAATGTTTCTTACGGCTACAGATAGGCCTGCTCGCCGTGCAATGTTTCGTCCAATCCGTTTATTTCTTCCTGTTTCTCGACCTTTACCGGCGTAATCTTGTTAATCACCACCAGCATGATATAAGTAATTCCAAAAGCGTATATGGAACTGATCACGATAGCCACGAGTTGCTTGAAGAAGAACGAAGAATTCCCATACAGTAATCCGTCAGCTCCAGCAGGATTAATGAGTTTTGATCCCATGATACCGAGCATGATGATGCCTATCATTCCGCCGACGCCGTGCACGCCCCAGACGTCCAACGCATCATCCCACTTTAATTTATTCTTGAGCATCACTGCGAAATAACATACTGCACCGGCCACAGTGCCGATAATGGCGGCGCTGGTTGTGGAAACGTAGCCGGCCGCCGGTGTAATGGTGGCCAGTCCGGCCACCGCGCCGGTCAATAGGCCTACAAACTTAGGCTTCTTCTCGAATATCCAGGCCAGCAAAAGCCATGTCGGGGCGGCAAACGAAGCGGCGATATCCGTATTCAAGAAAGCCAGACCGGTAATGGAATCGACCTTTAGTTCGCTTCCGGCGTTAAAGCCATACCAGCCGAACCAGAGCAACCCAGTGCCCAAGGCTATCAGGGGAACGCTGTGTAATTGGTCGGGCGATTGCCTTTTGCCTACATATAATACCGAAGCCAGCGCGGCCATACCGGCAATGTTATGAACGACGATACCGCCGGCAAAGTCCAGAACGCCCCATTGCTGAAGCAATCCGCCGCCCCAGACCATATGGACAAAGGGGAAATAAACCAGGACCAGCCAGCCGACCAGGAACAACAGGTAGGCTTTAAACCTAATCCTGTTGGCAAAGGCGCCGGTTATCAGGGCTGGCGTGATAATGGCAAACATCATCTGATATGCCACCACCACCAGGGTCGGGATATTATTGGTAGGCGACCAAACCGATAAAGGCGTTATCCCATTAAGAAGTGATTGGCCCAAATCGCCTATGATTCCGAAATGATCACCGCTGAAACATAACGACCAGCCCACAAAGACCCAAATAATGGTGGTAACGCCCATGGAAACGAAACTCTGGATCATTATGGCCAGGACGTTTTTCCGGCCCACCAAGCCGCCGTAGAAAAAAGCCAGCCCCGGGGTCATTAACATAACCAAGCTTGTGGCGATAAGCATAAACCCGGTATTGCCGATATCAAACATAACCAAATCTCCTTTCTTTCATTTAAACACTATATTAAGTGTTACTTAATTAATTTATAGCAATACTTAATACTGAAAACAGGGTTTTGAGTCAAGAAAAATAAGAAGATAAAATTTAAGGCCGCCTGGACGCTCGCGAATGGCATGCTTGGATGAAATATCAGGGCAAGGAATCAGGGGAGAGGCGTTTGATACGCCTACCTATAAGGAATCAAAAGGTCGTCAATCTTCATTCCCAGGTTATCCATAATCCTGAGCAGAACGTTGAGCGACGGAATGAACAAGCCGGATTCAATCTGGGAAATGGCGCTGGTGGTCAAATCGACCCGTTTAGCCAATTCCCCCTGGGATAAATTAAGTTTAATCCTTTCGGTCTTAATCTTATTACCGATTTGCTCCAGCAGCTTTTCGCCTTTTAACTGCCTGGGCAACCTTTCAACCTTGGGTCCGAACTTCAACAAATCGTTTTCAATCATGAAATAACGGGGCACGCCTATCCCGGGGCTGGTCCGATCATATGCCTTATGGATAGTCAAGGTGTTTTGCCCCGCATCGATATCCAATTCTATTATTACCTGGGTGATGTGCTTGATATTAGCCAGAAACGTTTCCGAGTGAGCCCTGGTTTCCAGGAGCCAGTAGGCCAAAGCCTTTAAATCATAAAGGCACGGGCAGGAACGGGTAAAGAATTTCAGAACGCTGCTTTCGTTTCCCCATAACTCGAGCATGCCGGTCAGGCTGTCAAAGACATAACGGCCGCAGGGATTATTTTCCAGGACGAATTCATTAATGACTTTCCTCAGTTTTTCCGGGTCAGAAGGATCTTTTACATGAATGACCCTGGCATCATATTTTTTCCACGCCGATTTATAGAACCTGGAAAATATAGCTTCGTCATTGCCCTTGCCTGACGTAAAACAATCTACCAGAACCAGGTTTTTCAATGACTTAAGCTTCCCTAACCGGTCGAGGACGGTCTGTGGCGAAGCATTAAAACTAACGAAAACGGCTTTGGACGTTCCCTTGGTCGAGTCTTGCAAATAATTGGAAACGAAAAACTGGACCGGCACGCCGGAATCTATTTCCCAGACCAGGTTATCGCCCAATTTCACGCCGCCGATAAAATTATCAAGCTCTTTTACGCCGGTTGTGCATTGCATATCATCCATAAGCCGCCTTTTAAAATACCGTGTTAAGTATTACTTAATACTATAAATGGGATTACAGGTCAATAAAAATCAGGGTGGAAAATTATGTCTGGATATGGACAAAGTACTCGCGGGGTGGACACGCCTTTTTACAACCGGCTATTCCCAAGCTGTCCACTGACACTCACCTGCCAAGCGCAGTTCACCTATAGAGCATGCTCTTCATAATGAAGACCAGGTTGGCCGGGCGTTCGGCCAGGCGGCGCATGAAATAGGGATACCAGTGCGTGCCGTACGGGACGTAGACCCTCATCCGGTAGCCCTGCTGGTTGAGCTTGTCCTGCAGGTCGCGCCGGATGCCGTAGAGCATCTGGAATTCGAACTTGTCGTTGGGGATGTTATTCTTTTTGGCGTGTTCCAGGACCCAGTTGATTATCTTTTCGTCGTGGGTGGCGATTTCGGGATAGGTGCCTTTGTCCAGAGACGGCTTTTCGAACATTATTTCCAGCATCTTGATGTAGTTCTTATCAACGTCGGACTTTTTGGGAAAGGCCACGGCCTTGGGTTCTTTGTAGGCGCCTTTGCACAGCCGCACCCTTGGCCCGAAGGACAGCATATTGCGGATGTCGTCTTCGGTGCGCCTGAGGTAGGACTGGATGACGATACCGGCGTTGTTGAACCCTTCCTGAAGCATCCGTTTGTATATCTTGATGGTAATGTCGGTATAGTCGGACGATTCCATGTCTATAGTAACCTTGTTCTTGTGGAGCTGGGCCTTCTGCATTATCCGGCGCAGGTTCGCCAGGCAAAGCTCTTCCTTGATATCCAGGCCCATCTGGGTGAGCTTGAGTGAGACGGTGGCGTTGAGTTTTTTCTGGTTGATGCAGTCGAGCATTTCGATATATTCCTTGACGGCCACCAGCGATTCGGATTCCAGGAAAACGCTTTCGCCCAGATGGTCGAGCGTGACGCTGATACCGCTATCGTTGAGGTGGCAGATGCCCTTGGTGCCTTCTTCGAGCGTCTCGCCGCAGATGAAGCGCTTGGAAATAATCTTGAACGGGCCGGAAGTGGAGAGCATTTTCTGGAGCAGGGTCTGCCGGGACAGGAACAGGAACATATCTTTCATCGGGTTCATAATATAACCTTCCTTTAGAGCCAGTTAGGGATTCGCTGATGAACATCGGCGAAAACCGTTACTGGGTCTTATCCCGACTATTCCGTCGGGAAAGTTAATATAATTTAGCGGATTATGGCCGGAAAAACCGGGCAAGTCAAGATATTTAAGACGCGTTATTAAGCCGATTTCTCCTAATTTAATACGAGGAAACCTCAGGTTTCGCTGACACCGTATTCAATTAGCTTAAGTCGTCGGGCACGACCTGTTTGGAGATATCGCTGTCCTGCAAGGTGCCTTCGATGACCAATTTCAGGAGCCGGGGATTGCGCAGGAACAGCCCCAGCCGCCGGAACATCTTGAACGGCGCCCTGGCCCGCATATGGCTGTAGAGTTTTTGGTACATCTGCTGGACGCCGCGCTCGAGTTCGCCGGGACTCATCAGCTTGGGCTGATAAACGGCGCTGACCCAGCCGTAGTGTGTGCGGTCCTTACCGGCCAGCAGGCGGCCTTCCTGCTTAAACTTATCGTATAACTTTGTGCCCGGATACGGCGTCAGGATGTAAAGATGGGCGTCGTCCAAGTCCAGCTGTTTGATGATGCCGAGCGTCCGGTCGAATATGCGCTTGTCGTCGTAGTCGAACCCGAAGATAAAGAACCCGACCACCAGGATGTTGTGCCGGTGCAGTTTATTGACCACGGACCTGTATTTTTCGACCTTGTTCTGCCTGATGGATGCCCATTCCAGGGACGAGGGGTTAACGGTCTGGAAGCCTATCTGGACATTGAAACAGCCGGCTTGCTTCATCTTGCTGAGCATCCGCTCATTATTGGCGATGTTCATAGGCGCCTGAACTGACCAGGCCTTTTTGAGCGGCGCAATGCGCTCGCACAGCTTGATGACGTATTCTTCGTCGCCGAAGAGGTTGTCATCCACGAAGAAAAACACCTTCTGTTTGAGTTGTTTGAGTTCTTCGTAAACCAGGTTGATGTCGCGCTTGCGGTAAGCCGCCCAGGGCATACTGGCCAGGTAGCAGAAGTTGCAGGTGTTGGGACAGCCGCGGGTGGCCTGGATGGTGGCGACGCGGTAGTCTTCGTTCAATAAATCGCGCCGTGGGAAAGGCACGTGATCCATATCCACCGGCGTCGGGTTGTGGTAGACCTTTTTCAGCCGGCCGGCGGCCATATCTTTCAAGAGTTCGGACCAGACGTATTCGGCCTCGCCGACCACTACGGCATCGGCGTGCTTGAGGCATTCGTCGGGCAAGAGGGTCGGATGAACGCCGCCCAGCACCACCTTGCTGCCCTGCCGGCGGAAGTGCCGGGCAATCTGGTAGACCCGCTCCGAGGTAAAGGTGGTGGCGGTGATACCGACCAGGTCAAACCGTTCTTGGTAGGGAATGTCTTCCCAGTCGTTATCAACCAGCTTGACGTCGTGCCCTTCGGAGAGCGCGGCGATGACGGCGATATGGAGCGGGGCGAATTTTATCTTTTCCAAATAACGATAAACCCCGCCTTTGACAAACCAGCGGGGCTTGATAAGCAGTATCTTCATGGGCTCCTATTTCCCGGCGATAATCTTGGACAGTATCTTCAGGCGCGACCATACGGATAACGGCCGGAATATCTGGTTCCAGGGCTTGTGGTAAATGACGAAATCGAGAAATTTAGAGACATTTTGGTTATATGTTTCCTCGTATTCGGAGACGGTGCTCTCGTCCTGCGGTTCGAAGAAGCAGGTGGGGTCTTCGGCCAGGTAATCGCCGGTGCCGTAATAAGCCAGAGCCCGGCATCCGCCGCAGGTGTGTTTGTAGCGGCAACGCCCGCATTTGCCCTTGAGCCGGCTGCCGTCCTGCAGGCTGGACAGGATCGGGTCGGTCCGGAGCAGTTCGGACAGCGGTTTGCGCCGGACATTACCGCAGTCAATCGCGCTGTCGAGCAGATGTACGCAGGGCGCAACGCTACCTTCGGCCGAGATGCCGATGAACCCGCGGCCGGCCTGGCAACCTAGGTTAGCGATGGGGATATCCAGTTCGCGCCAGGTCTTAACCATGAACTCGGGCGCGGCAAAGAACGGGGTAAAGCTGACGTAGCCGAGATAGTTGTCCTTCAGTGCCGGATGGATGATTTTGGCCATATCGTTGCGGTCGAAAGCCAGATGATTGACGCTTTTGCCGGCGCCGCGCGGCACGAAGGGCGAGCGGATGATGGGTATCCGGCGCGACTTGAGGAAGTCCATAGTCTCGGCCAGACCGGACAGGTTGGCCTTGGTTACGGTTACCAGGAAGAAGTAACCGACCTTTTCCCGGTCGCACAGCTTTATCAGCTCCAGCGTCTCGGACGGCTTGTCGCTCCGGGTCTGCCGGTGGATACCGTCGTCGATGGAGTCGAGCGATAATCCCAAGGTGACCTTGTTATTGGTGGCCTTCTTTATGGCCTTGAGCAGGTCGCGGTTGAGGAATTTGCCGTTGGTGTTGACGAAGGAATAGAGGCCCAGTTTGGCGTTATAGCTGAGGAGCTCCAGGGCGTCTTTCCGGAGCAGGAACTCCCCGCCCGAGAAAGCCACGGCGCCGTTGGGGCAGGCCTTTTTGACCTCGTCCAGGACCAGGCGCTTGGCCTCCTCGGTGGTCAGCTCCGGCTCGGTTTGCGGCCGGTCGGCCCGGGTCATGCAATGGGGACAATCAAGATTGCACCGGCGGGTGGTCTCGAAGTAACACAGTAAAAACTTGCGGCTCATGCCAGAATACTTTCTTTATTATCGGCCCTATCGCTCTTGCGGGCTATCTGACTAACATATCTCATTATATGACATAATAGAACTGCATAGTCAGTTGTCAAGAATTACCCCAAGAGCCAAATCGCCCGGCTGACGGCCAAACACAGCAGGCAGGTGTTTACACAAGATTTAATGCGTGGAGGGCGCGGAAATTGACGATATTATTTTAAGCCACAGATTATATTAATTAGATAAACCTGCCTGCTGGCAGGCAGGTTCTGACAACCAAACTATCGGCGTTAATCTGCTAAAATCAGCACGCTGGCAGTTTGATGACGCCTTTGGCATCAGAATTACTGCCAGGTATACTGGGCTGTAAGTCGCTTTGCTCCAACAGCCCAAGTACGTCCCATTAATTTTGATATGACTGAGTTAGGCCAACCAAAACCCATCGACTCCATCTTGGTGCGCAAGGAGGTATTCAAGCTTGCCTGGCCGATAATGCTCCAGAACACGCTGATGATAATGACGCTGATTGTCGATACCATCATGCTAGGCCATTACAAAACCACTTCGCTGGCGGCCACCGGCATCGGCACTCCGATTAACCTGATGGTCCGGCTGGTACTGATGTGCATTCCCATCACAGCTACGGCTATGGTATCCCGAGCTATCGGCGAGGGCAATAAAGAAAAGGCCAATATCAACGCGTCTATGGCCTTGATGGTCGGACTGGCATTGGGCGGACTGGTTTCGCTGGGTGGAGCATTCGGAGCGCGGGTTATGACCGGGTTCTTCCTGGATATCAATTCGGAGCTGGGGCAAGAGGCAATCACTTACCTAAGCATCACCCTTTCGGCCTTCGTGATGAGTTATGTCTTCCTGATAGGCACGGCCATCCTGCGGGCGGCCAGCGACACCAAGACGGCGCTGATTATCACCATATTTTCCAACCTACTCAATGTGCTGGGCAATTACCTGCTTATCTTCGGCAAACTGGGATTCCCAGAATGGGGCATCAGGGGCGCGGCTATCGCCACGGCCGCGGCCTGGAGCGTCGAGTGCGTCTGTATGCTGTTGGTGCTGTTCATAGGCAAGGCACATATAAAAATAAAGGCGTCGCACTTCCTTAAAATAACTAAGGGTATGTTCACCACACTAATGCGCATAAGCATGCCGGCGGCGCTGGAGCCGTTTCTGGCGCATATCGGGTCGCTGTTATTTCTCAAGATTGTGGCCACCTTCGGGGCGGTGTCGCTGGCTACGCACCATATCCTGCTCCGGATAGAAGGGTTTTCGTTTATGCCGGCGATGGGATTGTCCATGGCGGCGGGAGCGTTGTTCGGCCAGGTGCTCGGCGCCAAGGAACTGGGCAAGACCGGGCTGATACGCAAGGAATCGCTCCGGCTGACCATCATCATCATGGGTTCGATGGGGATTCTGTTCATCATTTTCCGCAGGTTTATCATCAGCGGGTTCACCGGGGATATGGATATCCGCGAACTGGGCGCGTTATGCCTGATTATCGCGGCCGTAGAACAACCCATCATCGGCTATGCCATGATTCATCAGGGCGTGCTCCGGGGCGCCGGCGATACCAGAAGCACCCTTTATGTCAATGTCATGGGCGTCTGGCTGGTCCGACTGCCGCTGGCTTACCTGCTGGCCGTCACGTTCAATATGGGTCTGCTCGGGGTGTGGCTGGTTATGCCGGTCGACTGGCTGTTCCGCTCGTTTATCTTCAGCCTGGTTTACAAGGGCGGACGCTGGAAAAGAATAAACATCTAGATATTGACCTTTTATTATAGTTTTATAAACTAACCAATTATGGCAACGCAATACGAACTGAGCCTGCAGGATTACTGGCGGGTTATCCGCAAGCGGCGATGGGTCATCATCCCGGCTTTTATCATCATCTTCATAGGCACGCTGACGTATTCATACCTGTTGCCCACGGTTTACGAGGCCTCGTCCAGCATCCAATATACCGAGCAAAAACCGTTCCTGGCCACCTTGACCGAATTGGTCAGCTACCCCATCGGCGATACGATGCTGTCGCAGGCCAAGGTGGCTTCGAGCTGGAGCGTAATGGATATCACGGCCCGTGAAATGGGGTATGTCAAGGATGATACGCCGACCGAAGAGGCCCAGAAGATTATTTCCAGGATACAACAATCGGTCACCACCAGCATTGAAAAAGACACCAATATAATCAAGATTTCGGTCCGCTCCAGCCAGGGCAAAGAGGCCTGTGACATCGCCAACGGCGTGGCTGAAGGCTATAAGAAGTTCAACCTGGTGGAAAAGAGCAAAACCGTAACCCAGTTGCGCCAGACCATCGAGAACCGGCTGGCCCAGTCAAAGCAAAAGCTGGACAAGACCGAAGAAGATATGCGGCGTTTCAAAGAGCAGAACCCGGACGTGACCGGCGGGGCTAATTCAATATACGCTAATTTCGAGGAAGCCAAGAAGCAGCGCGAGCTGATGTTGAGCAAGTTCACCGACAAGCACCCGGAAGTCGTCAAGCTCAACAACCTGATTGAATTATACCGCAAAGAACTGGCCCGCTATCCGGAGAAAGAACTGAACTATTCCCAGCTGTCGCGTGAAACGGTGCTTTATAACGGCATCTATACCGACCTGAGACAGAGGCTGGAACGGGCGCACCTGGATGAAGCGGAGAAAACATCCGACGTGAGCATCGTTAATTTAGCCAGTATACCGGAGGCTCCGGTTTATCCCAACAAAACCAAGAACCAGATTATCGGGATAATGCTGGGGCTGGTGGTCGGCGTGGTGCTGGGATTCATCATAGAGAACCTGGATACATCCATCGCCACGATTGAAGAGATAGAATCGCTTTTGAAGATACCCGTTCTGGGTGTAATTCCATTCCTATCCCAGGTTGACCGGGGACACGAGAAGAAAGGGAAAACCGACCTGCTTTCGTGGTTGCTAGGGCCACCCCGCCGAAAGAACTCGCCTAAGGACATCCAGATGATCGGGGAAAAACAGATGAGCGAGCATTCGCTGGACATCCGTTCCCAGCTGATTTTCAATTACAGCCCGACCTCGCCGATTACCGAATCTTACAAAACCCTGAGGACCAATCTGCTAAGGATTACCGGGGCTAAGGAGGTCTCTGGCGCGCAGGCAACCACCACCGAGGCTATCAGCGCCCAGGGGTTTGTCAGCAACGGTAAGAAGGGGCAAATAATCATCGTCACCTCCACCGGGCCGGAAGAAGGCAAAACCGTCACGGCGCTTAACCTGAGCATATCCATGGCCCAGAAAGGCGAGATGGTTTTGCTGGTTGACGCCGATATGCGCAAATCGGTCATTCATAAGGTGCTCGGATTGGAAAGAGAACCGGGCCTGAGCGATGTCTTGATGGGCAAAACCACGGCTGACCAAGCCATCCGCAATATTACCGACGCGCTCATCGGCGGGCTGAACTGGAATGTCATCGTTAAAACACCGGGCATAGACAACCTTAACATAATGACCTCCGGCGCAAGCGTTCCGAATCCGGCGGAGCTTTTAGGCTCGGCTGAGGCGGACAACCTGCTTAATAAACTGAAGGAAAAATACAATTACATAATAATGGACTGTCCGCCGGTATTACCGGTAACGGACGCTATGATTCTCGGGCCGAAGAGCGATATCATCACCATGGTTTACCGGGCCGGGCGCACCGACAAGGCGGCCCTGATTCGGGCCAAGGAACAGTTGACCACCGCCCAGATTAAAATCGACGGGCTGATTCTTAACCATATCTCGCCGGAAATCGAAATCTCCCCCACCTATTATTACCACTACTACAAGGATTACTCCGCAACTAAAGAGAAATAAAACCTATATTGCCCTAGAATTTCTTGACAGTTTGCCCTGTAATAGTACAAGATACAGGAAATGTTAGATACTGAAAAACTGTTTACCAAGGCACAGGAAGCGTTCGACAAGCGCAATTACGATTATGCGGCGGACCTGGCCAAGCAAATCGTAGAACTTGAACCGGGGCATCCCAAAGCGCGCCATATCCTAAGAACTTCGCAAATCAGGAAATGCGAATCCCAGGGCCTGCGCCCTTCGGCAGTCAACGCCGTCATTTCCGCGTTTGTGCCATTCATGAAGGTCACCATTTTTAAGGCGATGAAAAACAATGTCAAACTGCTCCCGGCCGCCGAAGACTTCATAAGCAAGAACCCGTATAGCGTTTGGGTCAGGACCGCACTGGCCGACGCTTTACAGAACCTGAACTATCTGGAAAGCGCAATCAATGAATTTGAAGGCGTGGCTATGATTGCGCCCAAGCAGCTGCATGTGCTTAAGTCACTGGGGAAATTATATATCCAGGTTAAGGACGGACGGAAAGCCCAGCAATATTTCCAGGCGGTGCTTTCGCTTAATCCTTCCGACCTGGACGCGCCCAGAGCCCTAAAGGATATCGCGGCGTTATCAACATTAAAAGAAGGCGGCTGGTCCGATGCCAAGTCGTCACGCGACCTTATCAAGGATAAGAAGGGGGCCATCCAGCTTGAGCGCGAAACACAGATTGTCAAAGATTCCGAAATAAGCGGCGAAGTGGTGCGCATTAGTAAAATGATTGCCGAAAACCCGGAGAGCCTTGATAACATCAAGCACTATAAGAAAATAGCCGAGCTTTGCCAGCGGCAGTTTAAATACACCGAAGCCATTGACGCCTATAATAAATTGGGAAAACTCAACCCCAATGACGCTACGGTTAAAACAAAGATAGGCGACATCAAAATACTGATGTTCGATGCCGAGATTAAGAAAATCCAGCAAAAGCTCCAGGCTGACCCCAATAATCAGCCGGTAAAACAGGCCTTGCAGAAAGCCCGCCAGGACAAAAGGCTGTTCCAGATTGAGGAATACCGGAAACGGGTTCAGGACCACCCGACGGATTTGGCGCTGCGCTATCATTTAGGCGCGGTGTTATACGCTAACGGCAATATTGATGAGGCCACCTCGGAGTTCCAAAATTCGGTGCGCGACCCCAAGCGCAAGATTGATTCGTTCATCTACATCGGCCGCTGCTTCATGGCCAAAAAAATATACGATATGGCGATTTCCCAGTTCGAAAAAGCGCTTGAGTCCGGGTCCTTAACGCCGGAACAGAATAAGGATATCCATTATAATCTGGCGGCCAGCCACGAAGCTAATCAAAACATCCCCAAAGCGCTGGAAGAGTTCAAGAAGATATTAGAGATTGACATTAACTATAAAGATACAATGAAGAAAGTAGAACAGATTCAGCAGAAAATGAACACAACTGCTAAATAACAATCCGTTCTTAAAAAGGAGTAGCATATGGCGCATACGTTATCAGCAAGGAAACGGGTCCGGCAGAGCCTGAAGAAATCGGCCAGGAATAAGTCATTAAAAACCCATATCAAAACCCAGATGAAGAAATTAAGGCTTCTGGTATCCCAAAAAGGCGAAGCGGCCCTTATCAAGACCGAGTTTAAAACCCTGACGCGTTTGGTTGACAAAGCGGCCGGTTCGGGCGTCATCCACAGG from Candidatus Brocadiia bacterium includes:
- a CDS encoding ammonium transporter; amino-acid sequence: MFDIGNTGFMLIATSLVMLMTPGLAFFYGGLVGRKNVLAIMIQSFVSMGVTTIIWVFVGWSLCFSGDHFGIIGDLGQSLLNGITPLSVWSPTNNIPTLVVVAYQMMFAIITPALITGAFANRIRFKAYLLFLVGWLVLVYFPFVHMVWGGGLLQQWGVLDFAGGIVVHNIAGMAALASVLYVGKRQSPDQLHSVPLIALGTGLLWFGWYGFNAGSELKVDSITGLAFLNTDIAASFAAPTWLLLAWIFEKKPKFVGLLTGAVAGLATITPAAGYVSTTSAAIIGTVAGAVCYFAVMLKNKLKWDDALDVWGVHGVGGMIGIIMLGIMGSKLINPAGADGLLYGNSSFFFKQLVAIVISSIYAFGITYIMLVVINKITPVKVEKQEEINGLDETLHGEQAYL
- a CDS encoding helix-turn-helix domain-containing protein, which translates into the protein MDDMQCTTGVKELDNFIGGVKLGDNLVWEIDSGVPVQFFVSNYLQDSTKGTSKAVFVSFNASPQTVLDRLGKLKSLKNLVLVDCFTSGKGNDEAIFSRFYKSAWKKYDARVIHVKDPSDPEKLRKVINEFVLENNPCGRYVFDSLTGMLELWGNESSVLKFFTRSCPCLYDLKALAYWLLETRAHSETFLANIKHITQVIIELDIDAGQNTLTIHKAYDRTSPGIGVPRYFMIENDLLKFGPKVERLPRQLKGEKLLEQIGNKIKTERIKLNLSQGELAKRVDLTTSAISQIESGLFIPSLNVLLRIMDNLGMKIDDLLIPYR
- a CDS encoding proline dehydrogenase family protein; the encoded protein is MNPMKDMFLFLSRQTLLQKMLSTSGPFKIISKRFICGETLEEGTKGICHLNDSGISVTLDHLGESVFLESESLVAVKEYIEMLDCINQKKLNATVSLKLTQMGLDIKEELCLANLRRIMQKAQLHKNKVTIDMESSDYTDITIKIYKRMLQEGFNNAGIVIQSYLRRTEDDIRNMLSFGPRVRLCKGAYKEPKAVAFPKKSDVDKNYIKMLEIMFEKPSLDKGTYPEIATHDEKIINWVLEHAKKNNIPNDKFEFQMLYGIRRDLQDKLNQQGYRMRVYVPYGTHWYPYFMRRLAERPANLVFIMKSMLYR
- a CDS encoding radical SAM protein; amino-acid sequence: MKILLIKPRWFVKGGVYRYLEKIKFAPLHIAVIAALSEGHDVKLVDNDWEDIPYQERFDLVGITATTFTSERVYQIARHFRRQGSKVVLGGVHPTLLPDECLKHADAVVVGEAEYVWSELLKDMAAGRLKKVYHNPTPVDMDHVPFPRRDLLNEDYRVATIQATRGCPNTCNFCYLASMPWAAYRKRDINLVYEELKQLKQKVFFFVDDNLFGDEEYVIKLCERIAPLKKAWSVQAPMNIANNERMLSKMKQAGCFNVQIGFQTVNPSSLEWASIRQNKVEKYRSVVNKLHRHNILVVGFFIFGFDYDDKRIFDRTLGIIKQLDLDDAHLYILTPYPGTKLYDKFKQEGRLLAGKDRTHYGWVSAVYQPKLMSPGELERGVQQMYQKLYSHMRARAPFKMFRRLGLFLRNPRLLKLVIEGTLQDSDISKQVVPDDLS
- a CDS encoding radical SAM protein, which codes for MSRKFLLCYFETTRRCNLDCPHCMTRADRPQTEPELTTEEAKRLVLDEVKKACPNGAVAFSGGEFLLRKDALELLSYNAKLGLYSFVNTNGKFLNRDLLKAIKKATNNKVTLGLSLDSIDDGIHRQTRSDKPSETLELIKLCDREKVGYFFLVTVTKANLSGLAETMDFLKSRRIPIIRSPFVPRGAGKSVNHLAFDRNDMAKIIHPALKDNYLGYVSFTPFFAAPEFMVKTWRELDIPIANLGCQAGRGFIGISAEGSVAPCVHLLDSAIDCGNVRRKPLSELLRTDPILSSLQDGSRLKGKCGRCRYKHTCGGCRALAYYGTGDYLAEDPTCFFEPQDESTVSEYEETYNQNVSKFLDFVIYHKPWNQIFRPLSVWSRLKILSKIIAGK
- a CDS encoding MATE family efflux transporter; its protein translation is MTELGQPKPIDSILVRKEVFKLAWPIMLQNTLMIMTLIVDTIMLGHYKTTSLAATGIGTPINLMVRLVLMCIPITATAMVSRAIGEGNKEKANINASMALMVGLALGGLVSLGGAFGARVMTGFFLDINSELGQEAITYLSITLSAFVMSYVFLIGTAILRAASDTKTALIITIFSNLLNVLGNYLLIFGKLGFPEWGIRGAAIATAAAWSVECVCMLLVLFIGKAHIKIKASHFLKITKGMFTTLMRISMPAALEPFLAHIGSLLFLKIVATFGAVSLATHHILLRIEGFSFMPAMGLSMAAGALFGQVLGAKELGKTGLIRKESLRLTIIIMGSMGILFIIFRRFIISGFTGDMDIRELGALCLIIAAVEQPIIGYAMIHQGVLRGAGDTRSTLYVNVMGVWLVRLPLAYLLAVTFNMGLLGVWLVMPVDWLFRSFIFSLVYKGGRWKRINI